The genomic DNA TGAACACTGCAGCCAATGactgttttcctttatttatctgtttgtttgttttttagattAATCAGTTAGTACCCTAAAAATAGTGAAAACGCTTAGCTGATGTCTTCAGATGTCTTATGCTAGTCCAAAAAAAACTTACTATGACAGAAGACAAAGATGTCTTCAGATGTCTTATGCTAGTCCAAAAAAAACTTACTATGACAGAagacaatgaaaacattttaaaaaacctttatttGAGATGCTGaactccagcagctccaacctGATTATAGAAACAACCAACTACCGCTGGCACAAACTGGTCTGAAAGCTTTTTAGCAGCAGCATCATTGTGCCAACAGTCTTTAATGAGACAAGAGATACCATGATAGATTTAGTAGTTGATTCGTCAATAATCTAAAAGtaatattgtttcatttttcaagacAAATGCCAAACTCTTGATGGCTCCAACTTCTCAAAAGTGAAGATTTGccatttccttttcctttcatgTATGACGGTTAAGtgaacatgttaacattttggACTCAAACAAAACCAGCAATATAAAGACATCACCgtttttcacaatatttttaaGGGTTTTTGCTCTGAAGACTTAAAGATTCATACTGGACCAGTGTTGGCTTCAAACtcgttgtgatgtcacaaatcgtCATTGACACAAGCCGACGTCGGCCCAAGCTAAAAACTACCACTGTAAACAgagtgttcagagcagtctgaggCTGCTGCTTTTTACTCACAGGGATTATTACTGCAAacatttatctcattatttgatactttgaccatgtttattATGAACATCCAACACTGTAACATCATATTTATGAcggaaaataaagaaaagcataataggtcccctttaatgGAGGGGGTCTTTAAGGCTCATATTGTCTAACCACAGTCCTGCTGAAAGATGAGATATTGTTGACGATGTCAGAGTGCTAATAGTGTTTCCACTGAGTGCTCCAGAAATTTTCCGGTGCCAAACTTATTTAAGGATGGGCCTGCTGGTGAGAGCATCAGTCTGCCTGGAGCAGAGCAAATGTTGAAGGATTAGAGCTCGAGTGTGGCCTTCCAAGTGGGATTCAAAGCATCTGTTGTGACTGATGAAAGGTATCACATGCATCCCTGTGGAGATTTCCACTAATTCATCTCTTGCCTTTGACCTTTTTAGCTTTGACGTAGCTACACTTTTCATATGTCAGCTCTCTGACTGGCCACCAACCAAATTCTGTAAAATCGAACCTGAATTAACAATAATTTGTCATTTAATCATTTGgtctctaaaatgtcagaaaattgtgtaaaataaCCATCAAAAGCTCCCTGAAGCAGCtttatttgctgtattttgtcCAACTACCTGCAAccagaaaataatgattaatctTTCATCAGTATGGTTGCAGGTTAATTTTCTGTAGATCAGCTAATTAATTTCAGCTCTAACTATATTTAATTctattttctgtcaattttaGCTCCTTGATGTTTATATTTGTATCATACTGTACAAATACTATAAAATCTGCTGTTATaagttgacatttttgcttaaaataagCCATTGTGAAGACATTAAGCCATAAAAAGTATCAGAGCTGTGAATGTGAACTCCAGACAcgcagaaatattaaaatcgtcaagtcatgtttgttttttaaaaatctgtagtTGACTTAAGTGTTTCACAAGTTACAACACAAGGCACTACAGTAGAGACGGGGTGACATCAGTAGTAAATAGCActaataatagaaatataagATGATATTAAAGTATatacacaaatgtaaaacataaaaaatattaaaatatatttataaaataaataaaaaaacatatacagtcACAGTtactgacttttgacttttttgttgtAATCTCAAAATCATGTTGGATGCCAAAACAGCGAGCAGTgatgctgattggctgcagggAGTCTCTCCCACGGTTTGTCGTTGGCCAAGTCTGCAGACTGAAACCGTCTGGCATGTTATCTGGAAGTCCAGCTGTTGCAACCGAGGGCCGATCCCGACTTCCTGTCATAATGCACTGCTCGATAACAAAAGGCCGCAATGTGCAGAGTCGCAGTGGAGAAGAGGGGGCGAGGAGTGGCTGCACACAAGATCACTGACTGCAGAAAACGTTTGTTACAGCAGCTGAGACCAAAGTCACATGATGGAAAAACTGAACGTCGAGGCCTCGTTCAGCTGAGAGATGACATGAACAAACGGGCCCAGTGTGAAACTTGCGAGAGCTGCTACAGAGCTCAGTTCAGCCCCGATCTGCTGCATCAGACTCCTGAATGCTCTATTATGGTTAATTTAGGACAGACGTTGAAagattttattgcttttctgATCCGTTTTTATGGCTTTAATATTAGATTAGTCAGTGATGTTGTTTGGAAAGTGTCCATTTGGCTcatgagacatttttttattgctgaTGATCAATCAATGGTTTGTGGCTGTGAccgcaactaacaattattgattaatctgttgatggCTAATCTACTagtcatttggtctataaattgtcagaaaatggtgatcACTGTTTCTCAAGATGGTTTTCCTGTGTttagttagaaaaaaaaacagaaaagatcCACACATGAGAATTTAGCATTTTCACttaaaaactacacaaaacTAGAGTCGCccattgacagaaaataatcgccacctattttgataatcacttaataattttgactcattttataAGCAAAAATTACCAAATGTGTCTGaaccagcttctcaaatgtaaatattttcccATTTTATTTAGTCCTCTGTGAGAATAAACTGGATATTTTTGGGTTTGGACTCTCGGTCGGGACTTTTGGGAAAcatatttcaccattttctgacattttatagaccaagaTAGCACacagttagatagatagatgagaTAAAaccttaaatgtcttgtttttccccaaccaacagtccacaacccaaagatattcagtttactctcaCAGAGGACTCAAgacaccagaaaatattcacatttgagaggttCCCACAGGGTCCTTGTGGCTGATTTCCCTGCCGGAGTCTTTCCATGTAAGCACATGGACGGGCAGAGAGCTCCCAGAACAGAGTCACATAACCAAATTTAACTACTGTTGATGGAAATAAAAGTTTACTTGTGACTGAACTGTATTTGTAACCCTTAAAGTTCGTCAAAGTATAATTATGACCCGTCATCACAGGTTATCCTCTCAGTTTAGACACAAGTCATGAGCACTTCAAACAAAGACTGATTTTGCCTGCTCAGATTTGAACTTGTCTCATCCTGCAGCTCTAATGCACACACTGATGTATGTCCAAATGTAGACTCAATACAGGGTCATAATGTCTGTTTTATGTCATACGGTCTCCCTTTTTATTGAATGTGTGgtcctgttttatgttttaacttaTTGTGCATTTATTCTACAGTCTGTTTTTGCAATTACTTTTGTCTATTGGGCATCAGGGGACAGTGGAAATACCCATTGCAATTTCCCAAACCAGTAGTCTAAAGCTCCACGATCTTTATCAAATGTTTGGCatgtttgcttgaaaaatgacttttaaagattataaaatagttcccaaatgtttttttttgtcaatcatttttcttcttctaatgTTTATGCTCAGCTCAATAATATTGTtgtgattaatcatttagttaataaaatgtcaaaaaataatcCATTCGTCATTAGTTCACCAAACGCATGATGACATTTTCCATCATCAGTTTTCACTTTGAAGTCACAGGAAGCAGATAATTAttggcatttttgcttcatGCATGATTAatcatacatatttattttaaattaattggatgtgtctttttttatatgtgaaCACCCTGATCTGTGGAGAGCTGCGTTTCGCTCCCATGTATTCACTGAGTGTGTATTAATGGAAGTGACAAATAAACCTGATTCTGGACTCTTTTCAATTAAAGATCTCCTCCAGACaccattttatgacatttaaagAATCCTCTGCTggaaataataatttgtgtctgacgTGTTTTTTCcactaaagctcagttagtttttaaaaatcattaagattACCTTTACTTCTTCTCCCAGAATCTATAAATAGGCAAATATGGTCATGTCAAAATGTTAACTATTTCAcatcctcagtgtttgtgcactggaggtttcaGGTTTTCACATCATTCTAGGTACACGGCTGAAACTCAGATTTTCAGTGAgtacagagaaactttccactttcagcagctgaatattaaaacagcctttaaatgtcaaactctgcacgtACACcgttctgcacagtgaagctcaaacatcaaactgaaggaaaaagaagaaaaacttaaATTTTCAACCTAATCTACTAATTGTATAATCAACTCCAAAATTTCGTTTTCATTCTTCCGCAGGTTTCCACATCATTCCCAGAGTGTCACACGTTGTTCCAGAGAGCTGCCTGCTGATCGTCGTCGGCCTGCTGGTGGGCGGCCTGATCAGAGCGTCGTCTCCGACATCCATCAGTGATAATATCCCTGTCCTCGACGAAAAGCTCTTCTTCCTCTACCTGCTGCCTCCCATCATCCTCGATGCAGGCTACTTCCTGCCCATCAGGCCCTTCACCGAGAATTTGGGCACCATCCTGGTGTTCGCGGTGGTGGGCACCCTGTGGAACATCTTCTTCATCGGCGGGATGATGTACGGCGTGTGTCAGATTGAGGGGACTAGGCTGGGCAGCGTGGACCTGCTGTCCTGCCTCCTGTTCGGCTCCATCATCTCGGCCGTGGATCCCGTGGCCGTGCTGGCCGTGTTTGAGGAGATCCACATCAACGAGCTGCTGCACATCTTGGTGTTCGGGGAGTCGCTCCTTAACGATGCCGTCACTGTGGTGAGTGAAAGGGGGGCTGGTGGAGCTATTAGAGGTGTCTGTTCAAAGGACTTTTTAAAGATTGGCTTACCTGTTTGTGACACCAGTACATCTGATAAAGCAACCCAGCATTGTGAGATTACAGGAAATGCTAATGATCTGTGAAGAGGAGTGCACAGATGGAGttgataaatgttgttttactactgaaacaggaaagaaagttttttcatttctacatcacattttgtcatttggatCTCTTGTTCCATTATCttctgtagagctgcaacaatatCTCTATAATTTAatagttttagtctttttttttttaagcaagaaTGCCAAACACTAGCTGATTTCAGTCTCTAAAATGTGATCTAATCTAATGCTTTTTTCTGTCATACATCAAACTgactatttttgtgttttagacTGCtactcagacaaaacaagactttGAATATAACAAATGTTCCactattttgtgacattttacagccaaaaatgattcatcaagaaaataatcagcagattaattgattatgaaaataattagttgcagccctgaagCACTTCACGCATTCCATATTTCTGCCAAATCCTCAAAATGcgtttttgtatgtattttaataataaaaaggttTGAATCCATGTCTGCATATAAGTGTACATAGTTTGTgtgcaatatttattttattcaagtaGTAGTAGAAAAAACTGCATCTTAACTGAGAACTTGACCCCTTTTGCAGAGTTAGAAGTGATAGTCTggacatttttctgtgtgtaaatAATTAAACTGATGCAGAAAACAGTACAAGAATCAGGAAATCAAAAAATTAACAAACTCCGCctgcttgtgtttctgtccGTGTAGGTTTTGTACCACCTGTTCGATGAGTTTTCCCACGAAGGGACGGTGACTGTAATGGATGCCCTCCTCGGCGTGGTCTGTTTCTTCGTGGTTGCATTGGGGGGCGTCATGGTGGGAGCCTTCTACGGCATCCTGGGTGCCTTTACGTCCCGCTTCACCTCGCACACGCGTGTCATCGAGCCCCTTTTCGTGTTTCTCTACAGCTACATGGCTTACCTCTCTGCTGAGGTCTTCCACCTGTCAGGAATCATGGCGTAAGTACAAAAAAACCAATCATTACATTACCTCAGTTCACACAGTTAGAAAAACATACAACAGAGATACACgttgtttcttttcttatcCCATGTAGGTTAATAGCGTGTGGCGTGACGATGCGGCCGTACGTGGAGGCCAACATATCGCACAAGTCCTACACCACCATCAAATACTTCCTGAAGATGTGGAGCAGCGTGAGCGAGACGCTGATCTTCATCTTCCTGGGTGTTTCCACAGTCGCCGGTCCGCACACCTGGAACTGGACCTTCGTCATTTGCACCGTCATCCTCTGCCTGGTGTCGAGAGTGCTGGGTAAGTACAAAGAAACATGGACATGGTAAGATTGTGTTCTTCTGGGTTAATGGTctggaaatataataaaacattcagGTTCTGGatcaaaaatgttgttataAATTTGGATTTAAACCAAACATGTTTTGGGTGAATTCAGCAACTTTGCAACAATGAAGAGATTTGAATTTGTTAAAACTCGGATTCTTCCACTGAAAGAGGCTGTagctcatgggtattgtagtatttagAGACATTTAGCCAAACTgatggaaaaagaaacattatttgTTAGAAACAAATATTTGAAGATTAGATTAAACATTTAGTATTGTTAAATTTTTCTCAACCTAAACTGAGGTGCAGACTTGAGTATTTTTAGAGGATTTGGGACATTGTGACATTGCAGCACATGCAATACCCCACTGAtaacaataatactaatatttactttatttatataacacctttcatacaaaaaaTTCCACCTCAGAGTGCTTTACAAAAGACCAAgtaccaagtgcttcacataagaaaaaagaagtaaaatgaacataaaaacatgtaaatgaacattagatggaaaataaacacacttgaTAATATTATAAACATAAGATTAAACAAAGTGAATAGAATAATGTATACTTCAGTGGTGGTCATTTGAGACTTAATGAGCAATAACTCAAAGTATTTCACCCTGCGTACACAATCGGCGCCTCAGCCTCTGAAGccatgaaacaaacagaagctACCTTTTCCCAACAGACACAGACTCACTACTGGTCTTCATTAACTGAAATAAGCCTCTTTCAGCTTGTCTCAGACCGTCTTCCCACAGGGTTTAAACCTCACTGTGGGTCATTTCTGTTCAGTCGAAACCTGAAGCTCCTTATAAACACCTAATACTTTATGGTAATATTGAGTAAAGTATCGATTATATTCTCCTTCTTCTATAAATCCAATCgcagtgttttctgtgtgtttcaggggtCATCGGCCTCACGTACATCATCAATAAATTCCGCATTGTGAAGCTGACCAAAAAGGACCAGTTCATCGTGGCCTACGGTGGCCTGCGAGGTGCCATCGCATACTCACTGGGGTTCCTGCTGACCGACAGCAGGCTGAAGAACATGTTCCTCACCGCCATCATCACGGTCATCTTCTTCACTGTCTTTGTGCAGGTGGGAGCGGTCGAGATGATGAGCGGATGATAGCATGAAGTTATTTAAGACCAAACCACAGCCTTAAGTGCATCACATCACTCCAGTTCTCAGATCTGaactgacttcctgtctgtcagattattgattttaaagaagTGCTATTGATTTATAAATCACTGAATAGGTTTAGggacaaaatacatttctgaccTGCTACTACGTTATCTCTCAGGTGGTCTGGAACAGGTCTGCTGTCTGTCCCCAGAGTCCAAACTAAACCTGGAGAAGCAgcgttcagtttttatgctccacatatcTGGAATAATCTCCcagaaaactgcaggtctgctgcaacatctttttaaatcaaggctgaagatttttctgtctgcctttttat from Scomber scombrus chromosome 16, fScoSco1.1, whole genome shotgun sequence includes the following:
- the LOC133997018 gene encoding Na(+)/H(+) exchanger beta-like is translated as MAVFRPGRSSGLRLTGLMCVLLLIFVTVASASRDVASGNNESCKNSGKQGDPHHKTNSSSHKKAFPVLSFNFEHVRKPFEISLWILLALLMKLGFHIIPRVSHVVPESCLLIVVGLLVGGLIRASSPTSISDNIPVLDEKLFFLYLLPPIILDAGYFLPIRPFTENLGTILVFAVVGTLWNIFFIGGMMYGVCQIEGTRLGSVDLLSCLLFGSIISAVDPVAVLAVFEEIHINELLHILVFGESLLNDAVTVVLYHLFDEFSHEGTVTVMDALLGVVCFFVVALGGVMVGAFYGILGAFTSRFTSHTRVIEPLFVFLYSYMAYLSAEVFHLSGIMALIACGVTMRPYVEANISHKSYTTIKYFLKMWSSVSETLIFIFLGVSTVAGPHTWNWTFVICTVILCLVSRVLGVIGLTYIINKFRIVKLTKKDQFIVAYGGLRGAIAYSLGFLLTDSRLKNMFLTAIITVIFFTVFVQGMTIRPLVELLAVKRKKESKESINEEIHTQFLDHLLTGIEDICGHYGHHHWKDKLNRFNKSYVKKWLIAGDRSNEPQLISFYNKMEMKQAMMMVESGSASKLPSLVTTTVSMPNIQPREAPKRRAIPSISKSREEEIRKILRANMQKTRQRLRSYSRHDLLMDPFEDNMSEIRFRRKVELERRMSHYLTVPANRQETPPVRKVCFEPEHQVYTYDNESPRGSATEPNPSPPDAITMFMDSPERPNQSSDQGGKSSEQEEQDQLKLSRCLSDPGPKNEEEDRVFFS